From Toxorhynchites rutilus septentrionalis strain SRP chromosome 2, ASM2978413v1, whole genome shotgun sequence, a single genomic window includes:
- the LOC129765181 gene encoding juvenile hormone esterase-like has product MEMFERKVPQCDTIHSPEMISFIWIAILAPFLVNGVSSLRCEILTNFSPVVCIPNAGCIRGKSTPGMGNDPYDAFQGIPFAKPPLDKLRFSDPVPNDPWVGEYDATWERSACLQKTDLRVAAVVMGSEDCLYLNVFRPRINTTNGEKLAVMVYIHGGGFFSGSASTGVLGPEKFMKTKRVILVTIQYRLGVYGFLSTGDHAARGNFGMKDQVLALKWVNKNIDAFGGDSNLITIFGHSAGGASVQLHMLSPLSRRLFSRAIVMSGSALAIWSTPLQNPLEQAQAQAKAAGIPASEELSTEELVDKLRQIDPVNLASSIDKLKTWHRAPLVVYRPTIDGEFLPEAPRTMWKEGKYHHIPWLIGYAPNEGSVASLAIITNETLLNDFSRNIRSLLPSFLGERRNTPDALELIKGRYFPGNSEGSWLNCENLNNLSDIIGDAWIKYPIIDNIKQHVKLSNESNWNVYYFNFKGRYSYSYIYTNNLANFGTVHEDELLYLFRSPALFPDFPVGSPEYHASEAWVNHYVSFAHTGHTENCDEQKCRILELTNSDGASGEVVFNVIQHLDDNMYNFWNQHYNK; this is encoded by the exons atggaaatgttcgAGAGAAAAGTGCCTCAGTGCGACACGATTCACAGCCCAGAAATGATTTCATTTATTTGGATCGCAATTCTAGCACCTTTTCTGGTAAACGGCGTTTCGTCGCTCCGTTGCGAAATTTTAACAAATTTCTCGCCCGTTGTGTGCATTCCAAATGCCGGTTGTATCCGCGGAAAGTCTACACCCGGAATGGGGAACGACCCGTACGACGCCTTCCAGGGAATTCCATTCGCCAAGCCACCGCTGGACAAGTTGAGATTTTCG GACCCAGTTCCAAATGATCCATGGGTCGGAGAATACGACGCCACGTGGGAACGTAGCGCTTGTTTGCAGAAGACGGACCTGAGAGTTGCTGCTGTCGTTATGGGCAGCGAAGACTGTCTCTATCTGAATGTGTTCCGGCCGAGGATCAACACGACGAACGGGGAAAAGCTTGCCGTTATGGTGTACATACACGGAGGTGGTTTTTTCTCTGGTTCTGCCTCGACGGGAGTTCTGGGACCggaaaaattcatgaaaactaaacGTGTCATCCTTGTTACCATACAATATCGCCTcggagtgtatggatttctttCAACGGGCGATCATGCCGCAAGGGGTAATTTTGGAATGAAAGATCAAGTCCTGGCGTTAAAGTGGGTCAACAAAAACATCGACGCTTTTGGGGGTGATTCAAACTTGATTACCATTTTCGGACACAGTGCAGGGGGAGCTTCCGTCCAGCTGCATATGTTGAGTCCGCTGAGCAGACGATTATTCTCGCGGGCGATTGTGATGAGTGGAAGTGCGTTGGCTATTTGGAGTACTCCTCTGCAAAATCCACTCGAACAGGCCCAAGCTCAAGCCAAAGCCGCAGGGATACCGGCCTCAGAGGAGCTATCAACAGAGGAACTAGTGGACAAACTTCGTCAGATAGATCCTGTCAATCTTGCGAGCAGCATCGATAAACTGAAAACTTGGCATCGTGCTCCATTGGTCGTTTATCGCCCCACAATAGACGGAGAATTTCTTCCGGAGGCCCCAAGAACCATGTGGAAAGAGGGGAAATATCATCACATTCCTTGGCTTATCGGTTATGCACCGAATGAAGGGTCAGTTGCTTCCCTTGCAATCATTACCAACGAAACATTGCTGAATGATTTCAGCCGCAATATTCGCTCATTGTTGCCATCATTTTTGGGGGAAAGAAGAAACACACCTGATGCTCTGGAATTGATAAAGGGCCGCTACTTTCCTGGCAATTCAGAAGGAAGTTGGTTGAATTGTGAGAATTTAAACAACCTATCAGAT attattGGAGATGCGTGGATAAAATATCCTATAATCGACAACATCAAGCAGCACGTGAAGCTCTCTAACGAATCAAATTGGAATgtctattattttaattttaaaggaCGCTATTCTTATTCGTATATTTATACCAATAACCTAGCTAACTTTGGAACAGTACATGAGGATGAACTTCTCTACCTATTTCGATCTCCGGCACTTTTTCCTGATTTTCCGGTGGGGTCTCCGGAATATCATGCCTCGGAAGCATGGGTTAATCACTATGTCTCTTTTGCGCACACTGG ACACACTGAGAACTGCGACGAACAAAAGTGTCGCATTTTGGAGCTGACCAATTCTGATGGCGCAAGCGGAGAGGTCGTGTTCAACGTGATTCAACATCTCGATGACAACATGTACAACTTTTGGAACCAACACTATAATAAATAA
- the LOC129765182 gene encoding juvenile hormone esterase-like: MFDASTQRRVVIALAGVACFSAISASAGPDNEFPEYTKYLPSPLVCIADGCIIGAERDGLDGGQYEAFFGIPYARPPVEKLRFRDPVPVEPWKGYYDATYERSKCVQKNDARPHSLVDGSEDCLYLNLYRPKYYIHHLPVIVYIHGGRYASGSAFNRELGPERLMDSKKVIVIVLQYRLGVFGFLSTDDSASPGNYGLKDQSMALRWAQKNVEAFGGDPKRVTLIGHEAGGASVQMHMMSQLSRGAFSKAICMSGSALSFWNYNIDQLKVARRQAALIGIPGAYKISTDKLVEALRWVDAYTLGKSIDLLKYFYVHPTSLYQPVAERYVTNGTFLSDEPRTLWAAGKYERIPWIAGILPNDGAADSLGIITNTTLLNHLNKRSRKFIPRLAGGDTNARSVQMLKDRFFPNGTQEQWLNGGNFLRLQQLITESSTIYPIALSVKQHLALKTSKRAPISIYYFNFKGNFSQSSVYSYTTQDFGVCHADELLYLFRNSDLVPDYPISSPEWIMAKGMVDYFVKFVYEGITGPQCKRNDCQLLEFTNSLNPKTPVELNLVNGFDETMFQFWKEFYQLQGI, encoded by the exons ATGTTCGACGCATCGACACAACGCCGCGTGGTTATTGCACTTGCAGGAGTGGCGTGTTTTTCCGCGATTAGCGCGTCGGCCGGGCCGGACAACGAGTTTCCCGAATACACCAAATACTTACCGTCTCCTTTGGTTTGCATCGCGGACGGTTGCATCATCGGAGCGGAGCGGGACGGATTAGACGGGGGCCAGTATGAGGCGTTCTTTGGTATACCGTATGCCCGACCTCCCGTCGAGAAATTGAGGTTCAGA GATCCCGTTCCGGTTGAGCCCTGGAAAGGATACTACGATGCGACGTACGAGCGGAGCAAGTGTGTCCAGAAGAACGACGCCCGGCCGCATTCGTTGGTAGATGGCAGCGAGGACTGTTTGTACCTGAATTTGTATCGACCAAAG TACTACATCCATCATCTTCCGGTGATCGTCTACATACACGGAGGTCGTTATGCTTCCGGTTCTGCCTTCAACCGCGAGCTTGGACCAGAACGGCTGATGGATTCGAAGAAGGTGATCGTCATTGTGCTTCAGTATCGCCTCGGCGTTTTCGGTTTTCTATCCACCGACGATAGTGCATCCCCGGGGAACTATGGCCTGAAGGATCAGAGTATGGCCCTTCGGTGGGCTCAGAAAAACGTGGAAGCATTCGGGGGAGATCCAAAACGTGTCACTTTGATTGGTCATGAAGCCGGAGGTGCATCAGTCCAGATGCACATGATGTCTCAACTGAGCAGAGGCGCATTCTCGAAGGCGATTTGTATGAGTGGAAGTGCGTTATCTTTCTGGAATTACAACATCGATCAGTTGAAAGTCGCTCGACGACAAGCGGCCCTGATCGGCATTCCTGGAGCTTACAAAATATCCACCGACAAGCTGGTGGAAGCACTGCGGTGGGTAGACGCTTACACACTAGGCAAAAGCATAGATCTATTGAAGTACTTTTACGTTCATCCGACGAGTTTATATCAACCGGTAGCAGAGCGGTACGTGACGAACGGAACATTCTTGAGCGATGAGCCCCGTACTCTGTGGGCTGCGGGTAAATACGAGCGAATACCGTGGATTGCTGGCATTCTTCCGAATGATGGTGCCGCTGACTCACTTGGAATTATCACAAACACAACGCTGTTGAATCATCTCAATAAGCGATCGAGGAAATTCATACCTCGATTAGCTGGAGGCGACACAAATGCCAGGTCAGTACAAATGctgaaagatcgattctttccCAATGGAACCCAAGAGCAGTGGCTAAATGGGGGTAATTTCCTCCGGCTGCAGCAA CTTATCACAGAATCATCCACGATTTATCCCATCGCTTTGAGTGTCAAGCAGCACCTGGCACTGAAAACCTCCAAGAGAGCGCCCATCAGTATCTACTACTTCAACTTCAAGGGCAATTTCTCCCAGTCTTCCGTTTACAGTTATACGACACAAGATTTTGGAGTTTGTCACGCTGATGAGCTGTTGTATCTGTTTAGAAATAGTGACTTAGTGCCGGATTATCCCATTAGTTCGCCAGAATGGATCATGGCGAAGGGCATGGTCGATTACTTTGTCAAATTTGTTTATGAGGG AATTACTGGTCCACAATGTAAGCGTAATGACTGCCAGCTGCTGGAGTTCACCAATTCGCTAAACCCGAAGACACCGGTCGAGCTAAATCTGGTCAACGGTTTTGACGAAACCATGTTCCAGTTCTGGAAAGAATTCTATCAGCTGCAGGGTATCTGA